In Rodentibacter haemolyticus, the DNA window ACGGTAGAGATCCACGTTTGAGCCTGCCAGCGTACCGTCCCGAGAGATGTCGGTACAGAGAACGTGTTGCAAATCGACCGCTTGGTAGTCCTCGATCAGTTCTTCGAGCGACACGCCGCTCGTTTCCTGCCAACCGCTAATGGCAATGATTTTTTGACCGCTTGCGTGAATGTTCACATCCAACGCCAGTACGAATTTTTCCGCACCGTACTTCTCAAACCAGCCTTTGACCATTGTCTGATCTTTCACTGCCGTTGAGCCAATCACGACACGATTTGCCCCCACTGCTAGCAGATCTGCCACATCTTGCTCACTGCGAATGCCGCCACCAACCTGAATAGGGCAATTTGTCGCACGAATAATCTCACCAATCAGCTTAGTTTGGCGTTTGGCAGGGTCTTTCGCTCCTGTTAAATCCACCAAATGCAACTGCTCCGCCCCCTGTGCCACATAATCGGCAAAAAGAGCGGTCGGATTTGAAGAATAATTGGTTTGCTTACCATAATCCCCTTGGTGCAACCGAACCACCTGACTATCCATTAAGTCAAGGGCGGGGATAATCATTGATTTTTTCATTATTATTTCCTGTGTTTGCAAAAAATTAAAAAATTTGACCGCTTGTTATTTCAACACCTTTTTCATCATAATATCCACCTGTTCATCACTACCTAAGCGGAAAATATGTCGATCAAATGCGACAAAGCCATTTTTTTCGTAAAAGCGTAAGGCTTTGTGGTTATGTTCCCAAACACCGAGCCAAATATAGTTCGCATTATGTTGGTTCGCAATAAGCAATGCGTGTTGAAAAAGGGCTTGTTCAACCCCTTGTCTATGATGATTGGCGAGTACATAAATTCGCTCAATTTCGACCGCACTTTGATCTTGTAATTCGGTTTGAGCTTGAGCGAAATTCAACTTGAGATAGCCTACCGCTTGCCCTGCAATTTCTGCAAAATAAAATGTCATATGGGGGTTATTCAACTCTTGGATAAGTTGCTCGGTGGAGAATTTTTCCACTAAATAGGCTTGCATATCGGCTTCTCTATTTTGGCTAGCAAAGGTTTCTTGAAAGGTTTGCTTTCCAAGTCGTTGCAAAACGGGCAAATCCACAAGGTTAATTTGACGTATGTTCATTGACGCTCCATGCATAATTTAACCACTCATTATTTTGTATTGCCCCAAGTCGTGCGTAAAAGCGTTTTCCGTCTTCATTCCACGGGGCAACTGTCCATTTTATCTGTAAGCAATCGTGCTTTTTGGCTTCCTCTCGTAAAGCGAGCATCAGTTTTTCCCCCACTTTTTGCCCTCGAAAACGGCTATCTATATAGAGTTCTTTGAGATAAATCGCAGGGCGATTTTGAGCGGTGAAAGGTAGGAAATAATAGACGGCAATACCGATCAATTCTCCTTCGGATACAGCAACAAGGCTATGAAAATCTGGCGGATTTTTATCAAATCCTTTTTCTGCCACAATTTCGGGTGTAATAGCAAAGCTATCAATATATTTTTCAAATATGGCTAATTCTCGCATTAACCGCCACATTTGTGGACTTTCTTCCCGTTCGGGTTTACGGATTTCAATTGTCATTTTTATCTTCCATTTTTTGACTTACCGCCCCTAACAAGCGGGCAAAATCAATCGCATTTTTACGTGTAATCACAGGTTGCCCTGTTTCTTGTTCTAAACTTTGGCGAGCAATTTTTGCCACATTTCCGCCTCGTTTGGCAACTTGGCGATTTTCCTCCAACCCTTGAGGGTGGCTGATTTGGGTAATATCTTTGGTAGCGGCTTCGGCAAGCATATTCAGCACCAGCTCTGTGGTAGACATATTATCTCGCAAATTTTCCTTTTTTAGCCCTTTGAAATCCTTGTATTCTCGGGTTTTCATTCCCGACCAAGCCTGAGTAATTTCATCGGTTAAAATCGCATATTCTCGCCCAACTTGAACACCGTGGTCTTGCCAAGTATCCGTGAGTTCTTTGCGAACTTGAATGGCTTGCAAGCGTTGATTGATCCACTCTCGGGAATAGCCTTTTTGCAGATAAGTTTGTAAAGCTCGATCAATTGTGAGTTCCGGATCAACAATTTCATCTAAACGTTCTTTCCCCACCTCTGCCAGCCACATTTTAAAAGGCTCCGCTTTAGGGCTAGGGATAGATTGAATAATACGGAAAATGCCTTGCATATCAGCTACATCGGTTTTATAAAACTTTCCATCAGAAGATTTTAACTTCAGTTGTCGACAAATTGTCGACAACTCAGATTTTTCTTCATCTGACATCCGTTTTTTCACACGATACCAGTAATCCCGAGGCTTATCACTGTCAGTCAAAACGGCTACCACATCAATCACACTAAATAGCCATTCTTCCTGCTCATTGTCCCAAACGGATCGAACCTGTTGATTTTCAAATAATTTAATATCGTTCATTTTACCTTCCCTTTAAATTATGGATAAATCAACAGTATATTAGCAAATGTTTCACTGTTTATAAAACCAGGCAATTAACGTTTTGCGATCTGCCTCACACATTTTCCATAAAATTCCGTAATAATTGCGAACCCACTTTGCCTGAGCGCTCGGGGTGGAACTGTACGCCGTAGAAATTCTCTTTTTGCAATGCAGCAGAGAACGGAATGCCGTAATCGGCGGTGGCGATCGTGTTTTCATTCGGCAACACCGCATAGCTATGCACAAAATAAAAATGGCTATCCTGCTCAATGCCTGCGAAAAGCGGCTGATCCTCCGCATAACGCACACGGTTCCAGCCCATATGCGGCAACGGCAAGCCTGTATTTGGGATTAGCTCGGTTTTGCCGCTCATTAGATTGAGCGTTTCCACATTGCCTTCGGCAGAAAATTCGGTCATTAACTGCATTCCCAAACAAATGCCGAGCATTGGTTGAGTGGCGTTGCGGATTGTGTCAATCAAATTGCGATCTTGCAAAATTTTCATCGCAGCGGCAGCCGTCCCCACACCGGGAAGTAACAGTTTGTCCGCCGATTTAATTTTGTCTAAATCACGGCTAATTTCCGCCTGAATACCCAAACGGTCGAATGCAAATTTTACAGATGACAGGTTTGCACAGCCTGTGTCGATGATTACTAGGTTGGTCATTTAAAATCTTTCTCTATACACAAAACAACTTCATCTTTCTGTTGGAGTTCAGTCAAATTCTGTACATGGTTTAAATACAACGTTTCTGCCTTATTCCATTTATTTTTAGCATAAATTTCATTAAATTTAGGTTCTTTGGTTTCATAGACTCCAATATAACAACCTCCTGAAACATTTTTATAAATTTCATTAACTGCATTATCTATCAAAGCCTGTTGACGATTTACCTTATTAATATAAATATAATTCCATCCACACAAACCTATAACTAATAAAATGCTTATAATTGCAAAAATGCTCATAAATATATTACATAACTTCATTCTTGCTAATTCAGGATCTCTTTTAGCTTCTGTAAGTAATTGCATTGTTTTTGTTACTTCTGAATCATCAAATAAGATCTGCTCTATATTGAAATCATAGTTAGTACCATACAGAATGATATAAACTGACTCATTAGGTAAAATTTCTTCAATGATAATTTCTTTCTCATCATCAAGAATTTTATATTTTACCTTGGTATTTTCCCTTCTTCTATATTGAATATCAGGGGAAAATTGCCATCCGCCAGAATAAATAACTCTAATATTTCTTCTAGATTTTAAAGAATAATTATCTATACGAATAAAAACTCTATGTAAGTTATAAATTTCTTGATTTTCATTAGATATATATTCCCTTAATTCTTTTGGCAAAGTGAAATATGTTCTAGGATATATTTCATAACCAATACTATCTGGAATTTCTTTTCTAAATGTATTTAATATCGATAATAAACTAGCCAATCCTGCCATAATATTCCTCCATCATAATAAGCACTCAAATTCCCCAAAAACTTTACAAATTTCGACCGCACTTTTTTCCTAGCACTTGCGTGCTAGGTTACGCATAATGTTGTCACTCTGCGACAATCCAGCTTGGTTGCGGAGCAACCGCACTATGCGTAACCCTATACGCCAGTATAGGGCTACAACATCCCCTTCGAACTCGGTAATTCGTTGCCTTCCACTTTAATGCACTGTCTTAGGGTTCTGCCGAACACTTTGAATATGCTTTCGATTTTGTGGTGGTCGTTGTCGCCTTTGGTTTTCAGGTGCAGGGTTGCCATTAGGGTGTAGGCAAGGGATTGGAAGAAATGCTCGGTCATTTCGGTGCTGAAATCGCCCACTTTTTCACGGTTGAATTTTGCCTTGAATTTGAAGTAAGGGCGACCCGATAAATCCATTGTACATTCCGCTTTACATTCGTCCATTGGTAGCACGAAGCCGAAGCGTTGAATGCCGCGTTTGTCGCCCAATGCTTGTTTTAATGCCGTGCCAAGAGCGAGGGCGGTGTCTTCAACGGTGTGGTGTTCATCAATCCACAGGTCGCCTTTACATTGCACGTTCATTCGGAAACCGCCGTGGGTGGCGATTTGGTCGAGCATATGGTCGAAAAAGCCCACGCCCGTGCTGATTTGGTTCACGCCCGTTTCGTCTAGCCAAACTTGCACCTTGATGTCGGTTTCTTTGGTGGTGCGAACCACTTCCGCATAGCGTGGCGGGCGGTTGTAAGCGGTCGTTTTTGGCAATAATTTTTCCACAATCAGCTCCCAGTCCAACTTTTCAGGGTGATATTGCAACGCCTGAATGCCGAGATTTTCCGCCAGTTGCACATCGGTGGCACGGTCGCCGATCACAAAACTGCGGTCAGAATCGAACAATTTTTTGTCGATATATTTTTTCAGCAATTTGATCTTCGGCTTGCGGCAATCACAGTTATCTTCGGGCTTGTGCGGGCAAA includes these proteins:
- the hisH gene encoding imidazole glycerol phosphate synthase subunit HisH, which encodes MTNLVIIDTGCANLSSVKFAFDRLGIQAEISRDLDKIKSADKLLLPGVGTAAAAMKILQDRNLIDTIRNATQPMLGICLGMQLMTEFSAEGNVETLNLMSGKTELIPNTGLPLPHMGWNRVRYAEDQPLFAGIEQDSHFYFVHSYAVLPNENTIATADYGIPFSAALQKENFYGVQFHPERSGKVGSQLLRNFMENV
- a CDS encoding BRO family protein encodes the protein MNDIKLFENQQVRSVWDNEQEEWLFSVIDVVAVLTDSDKPRDYWYRVKKRMSDEEKSELSTICRQLKLKSSDGKFYKTDVADMQGIFRIIQSIPSPKAEPFKMWLAEVGKERLDEIVDPELTIDRALQTYLQKGYSREWINQRLQAIQVRKELTDTWQDHGVQVGREYAILTDEITQAWSGMKTREYKDFKGLKKENLRDNMSTTELVLNMLAEAATKDITQISHPQGLEENRQVAKRGGNVAKIARQSLEQETGQPVITRKNAIDFARLLGAVSQKMEDKNDN
- a CDS encoding GNAT family N-acetyltransferase; its protein translation is MNIRQINLVDLPVLQRLGKQTFQETFASQNREADMQAYLVEKFSTEQLIQELNNPHMTFYFAEIAGQAVGYLKLNFAQAQTELQDQSAVEIERIYVLANHHRQGVEQALFQHALLIANQHNANYIWLGVWEHNHKALRFYEKNGFVAFDRHIFRLGSDEQVDIMMKKVLK
- the hisA gene encoding 1-(5-phosphoribosyl)-5-[(5-phosphoribosylamino)methylideneamino]imidazole-4-carboxamide isomerase; the encoded protein is MKKSMIIPALDLMDSQVVRLHQGDYGKQTNYSSNPTALFADYVAQGAEQLHLVDLTGAKDPAKRQTKLIGEIIRATNCPIQVGGGIRSEQDVADLLAVGANRVVIGSTAVKDQTMVKGWFEKYGAEKFVLALDVNIHASGQKIIAISGWQETSGVSLEELIEDYQAVDLQHVLCTDISRDGTLAGSNVDLYREICAKYPEIAFQSSGGIGSLEDVKALKGTGVAGVIIGRALLEGKFDVKGAIECWQNA
- the hisB gene encoding bifunctional histidinol-phosphatase/imidazoleglycerol-phosphate dehydratase HisB, which gives rise to MTQPTLFIDRDGTLIDEPKTDFQIDSLEKLKLERNVIPALLKLKDHYRFVMVSNQDGLGTDSFPQEAFDKPHNAMLEIFRSQGIEFDAILICPHKPEDNCDCRKPKIKLLKKYIDKKLFDSDRSFVIGDRATDVQLAENLGIQALQYHPEKLDWELIVEKLLPKTTAYNRPPRYAEVVRTTKETDIKVQVWLDETGVNQISTGVGFFDHMLDQIATHGGFRMNVQCKGDLWIDEHHTVEDTALALGTALKQALGDKRGIQRFGFVLPMDECKAECTMDLSGRPYFKFKAKFNREKVGDFSTEMTEHFFQSLAYTLMATLHLKTKGDNDHHKIESIFKVFGRTLRQCIKVEGNELPSSKGML
- a CDS encoding GNAT family N-acetyltransferase, whose protein sequence is MTIEIRKPEREESPQMWRLMRELAIFEKYIDSFAITPEIVAEKGFDKNPPDFHSLVAVSEGELIGIAVYYFLPFTAQNRPAIYLKELYIDSRFRGQKVGEKLMLALREEAKKHDCLQIKWTVAPWNEDGKRFYARLGAIQNNEWLNYAWSVNEHTSN